CGACCCGGCCCGGTCGACGAGGACCGATGTCGGGAGTCCCTCGTGCTGGACCTGGTGCTCGTGGCGGCCGTGGTCGCCCTGTTCGCGCTCGTGAGCGCCGTCGCCGCGGGGGTCGAGAGGCTGTGATCGTGCTCGACCTCGCCGCGGCGGCGCTCGGCGTCGCGGCGGTCGTCTACCTGGTGTGGGCGCTCGTGAAGCCGGAGCGGTTCTGATGGCCGGCTGGCTGGCCGCCG
This region of Deinococcus radiopugnans ATCC 19172 genomic DNA includes:
- a CDS encoding potassium-transporting ATPase subunit F, whose translation is MIVLDLAAAALGVAAVVYLVWALVKPERF